One genomic segment of Campylobacter sp. RM16189 includes these proteins:
- a CDS encoding ATP-binding protein: MDDLMLPKEIENKIRLWSLRAIVKFGIPDDFLRRHDGILKSNETTENAKKRLKKQLISLEKKKITGLKNLDKNLEALSKTLNLSDEDKKILEFAILTNEFEALRDVFYDLGRVHIIAFYNILGAILDIPSHIIKKSLHPSSKLRQSRVLKLDTTQNINLGSAFDFFYSYFSTDMLVGHSNVIDVFKSSFFKSDLSLLKFDDFRHIPVDENMIKTHVLSSNKGTNILLYGKPGTGKTEFVKMLSATLGKNLYEISYTNRYSLDNYTGEARFASLLVADRVLDSKHDIIMFDEVEDVFKDEQRISKAFLNNTLENNSVPTFWLTNDIYEIDNAYIRRFDMVIEFKIPPKAKRLEILIQYTNGQISEKVLKQLSKNKFIAPALISNATKVVSNLNSDEKDKIFKDLIKNNLKAQGYRFDKKEKKKKEEKIDLPKSYDASIINSSLNLKELAEGIKSSKNARLCIYGPAGTGKSAYAKFIAKSLGSKIIIKKASDLMDAYVGETEKNIAKAFKEAKDKKAVLVFDEVDTFLQDRNEATRSWEVSQVNEMLTQMESFEGVFIATTNLIDRLDKASIRRFDMKIEFGYLKPKQAQKLFMKECELLGLKVSKFIKDRLLNFSLLTPGDFAAVLRSNKFSPIKDADDFINRLNEEIKHKSIENNGNRVGF; the protein is encoded by the coding sequence ATGGATGATTTAATGCTACCAAAAGAGATAGAGAACAAGATCAGGCTTTGGTCTTTAAGGGCTATTGTAAAATTTGGGATACCTGATGATTTTCTTAGAAGACATGACGGTATATTAAAGTCAAATGAAACTACGGAAAATGCCAAAAAAAGACTTAAAAAACAACTTATAAGCCTTGAAAAGAAAAAAATCACCGGCTTAAAAAATCTCGACAAAAATTTGGAGGCTCTATCTAAAACACTTAATCTTAGCGATGAAGATAAAAAGATATTGGAATTTGCAATATTAACAAATGAATTTGAAGCGTTAAGAGATGTTTTTTATGATCTCGGAAGAGTTCATATCATAGCATTTTACAATATTTTAGGCGCCATACTTGATATTCCTTCACATATTATTAAAAAATCTCTTCATCCAAGCTCGAAACTAAGACAAAGTAGAGTTTTAAAACTAGACACTACGCAAAATATCAATTTAGGAAGTGCGTTTGATTTTTTCTACTCCTATTTTAGTACAGATATGCTGGTAGGTCATAGCAATGTTATAGATGTATTTAAATCAAGTTTTTTTAAATCAGATCTATCTTTACTGAAATTTGATGATTTTAGACATATACCTGTAGATGAAAACATGATAAAAACTCATGTTTTAAGCAGCAATAAAGGCACAAACATACTTCTTTACGGCAAACCAGGAACCGGAAAAACAGAATTTGTAAAAATGCTATCTGCAACATTAGGTAAAAATCTTTACGAGATATCATATACCAATAGATACTCTCTTGATAACTATACAGGAGAGGCACGTTTCGCATCTCTTTTGGTTGCCGATAGAGTGTTAGACAGCAAGCATGATATTATTATGTTTGATGAAGTAGAAGATGTATTTAAAGATGAACAAAGAATATCAAAGGCTTTTTTAAATAATACTCTTGAAAACAATTCTGTGCCAACCTTCTGGCTTACAAACGATATTTACGAGATAGATAACGCCTACATCAGAAGATTTGATATGGTTATAGAGTTTAAAATACCGCCCAAAGCAAAGAGACTTGAAATCTTAATACAATACACCAATGGGCAAATAAGCGAAAAAGTGCTTAAGCAACTATCTAAAAATAAATTTATAGCCCCTGCTCTTATCTCTAATGCAACAAAGGTTGTATCAAATTTAAATAGTGATGAAAAAGATAAGATCTTTAAAGATCTTATAAAAAATAATCTCAAAGCTCAAGGATATAGATTTGACAAAAAAGAAAAGAAAAAGAAAGAAGAGAAGATAGATCTGCCAAAGAGCTATGATGCAAGCATAATAAACTCTAGTTTAAATTTAAAAGAGCTTGCAGAGGGTATAAAGTCAAGCAAAAATGCAAGACTTTGTATATATGGTCCGGCAGGAACCGGTAAGAGTGCTTATGCAAAATTTATAGCTAAGAGCTTAGGCTCAAAGATAATTATCAAAAAAGCAAGCGATCTTATGGATGCTTATGTAGGTGAAACCGAAAAGAATATAGCCAAGGCATTTAAAGAGGCTAAAGATAAAAAGGCTGTGCTTGTATTTGATGAAGTTGATACGTTTTTACAAGATAGAAATGAAGCTACTAGAAGCTGGGAGGTAAGTCAGGTAAATGAGATGCTAACTCAGATGGAAAGCTTTGAAGGAGTATTTATAGCCACTACAAACCTTATAGATAGACTTGATAAGGCTAGCATAAGAAGATTTGATATGAAGATAGAGTTTGGCTATCTAAAACCAAAACAAGCTCAAAAGCTATTTATGAAAGAGTGTGAGTTGTTAGGATTAAAAGTTTCAAAATTCATAAAAGACAGACTTCTTAACTTCTCTCTTCTAACACCTGGAGACTTTGCAGCTGTTTTAAGATCAAATAAATTTAGCCCTATTAAAGATGCTGATGATTTTATAAATAGGTTAAATGAAGAGATAAAGCATAAGAGTATAGAGAATAATGGAAACAGAGTTGGGTTTTAA
- a CDS encoding metallophosphoesterase — MKIFHASDLHFNVEYFKHISVLEDKFDIFCFSGDLLDDHSPLATQIEKTSDWLSSFKKPVFVCSGNHDIGLKDEWLKQIKNIYSDDTIKNINGIKFGCSKYLEEDILKFADCDILVTHLPPSKTKTSISKNNKDYGDMELYRLVKHGLMNVKIILCGHIHDPVSRIDTLNKATIYNSSSDGTLEPFYQVINI, encoded by the coding sequence ATGAAAATTTTTCATGCCAGCGATCTACATTTCAATGTAGAATATTTTAAGCATATATCAGTCCTTGAAGATAAATTTGACATATTTTGTTTTAGCGGGGATTTATTGGATGACCATTCTCCGCTAGCCACTCAGATAGAAAAAACATCCGACTGGCTTTCAAGTTTTAAAAAACCTGTTTTTGTATGTAGTGGGAACCATGATATAGGTCTAAAAGATGAATGGCTAAAGCAAATAAAAAATATATATAGTGATGATACTATCAAAAATATTAATGGCATTAAATTTGGATGTTCTAAATATCTCGAAGAGGACATTTTAAAATTTGCAGATTGCGACATACTGGTAACACATTTGCCTCCGTCTAAGACAAAAACATCTATCTCTAAGAACAATAAAGACTATGGGGATATGGAACTTTATCGTCTAGTAAAACATGGACTTATGAATGTAAAAATAATTCTTTGCGGTCATATACATGATCCGGTCTCCAGAATAGACACACTAAATAAAGCCACAATCTATAATTCAAGTTCAGATGGAACACTAGAGCCTTTTTATCAAGTGATAAACATATAA